The proteins below are encoded in one region of Sphingobacterium sp. R2:
- a CDS encoding glutamine synthetase III: MSNLRFKAVEAAGSRQIASFEKVETKKATDIYGKNVFSVNKMKDYLPKNSYKELVASIEEGQIISRDLAEHISQAMKTWALNHGVSHYTHWFQPLTGSTAEKHDAFFEPDDNGEAIEKFTADALVQQEPDASSFPNGGIRNTFEARGYTAWDPSSPAFIYETGAGKTLCIPTVFVSYTGESLDYKAPLLKAINAVDKAATDVAQYFDKSVTKVNASLGIEQEYFLVDLSLYNARPDLQLTGRTLFGHMSAKGQQLEDHYFGAIPERVLAYMVDLENEALKLGIPLKTRHNEVAPSQFECAPMYEEINLAIDHNQLLMNLMEQVALRHNFKVLLHEKPYSGVNGSGKHNNWSLITNTGINLLSPGKTPKNNLMFLTFFVNTIKAVYEYADLMRASIASASNDHRLGANEAPPAIISIFLGSQLDELLEEVESARVAKKVKAEANLWHGIPKVPELKLDNTDRNRTSPFAFTGNKFEFRAVGSSANSALPMTVLNAIVAAQLIEFKTEVDKQIKKGTKKDLAILNVVRKYIKDSKAIRFEGNGYSEDWEKEAEARGLSNIKSTPKALDVYVKEESLALFESLGIYTKRESEARHEILLENFYKKLQIEARVIEEMVNNQIAPACFIYQNELIENVKGLKDLGLAQSAFSSQLNFVERISTHVNTILEQAEAMRQERKKANQIDDVRERSIAYDESVKPYFDVIRYHVNKLEKIVDDKKWPLPKLREILFLS; this comes from the coding sequence ATGTCGAACCTAAGATTCAAAGCAGTAGAAGCAGCGGGCTCACGCCAAATCGCTTCATTTGAAAAAGTTGAAACTAAAAAAGCAACTGACATCTACGGAAAGAATGTTTTTTCCGTAAACAAAATGAAAGACTACCTTCCTAAAAATTCATATAAGGAGTTAGTTGCATCCATTGAAGAGGGCCAAATTATTTCAAGAGATTTAGCTGAGCATATCTCACAAGCGATGAAGACTTGGGCACTTAATCACGGTGTATCACATTACACGCACTGGTTTCAACCCCTAACTGGTTCGACTGCTGAAAAACACGATGCATTCTTTGAACCTGATGACAACGGTGAAGCCATTGAAAAATTTACAGCTGATGCATTAGTGCAACAAGAACCAGATGCATCGTCATTTCCGAATGGTGGTATCCGCAACACGTTTGAAGCTAGAGGTTATACTGCTTGGGATCCATCTTCTCCAGCTTTCATCTATGAAACAGGAGCTGGTAAAACACTCTGTATTCCTACAGTTTTTGTTTCTTATACAGGGGAATCATTAGATTATAAAGCACCTTTGTTAAAAGCAATCAATGCTGTTGATAAAGCAGCAACTGATGTCGCTCAATATTTTGATAAATCTGTTACCAAGGTCAATGCCTCTTTAGGTATTGAACAAGAATATTTTTTGGTTGACCTTTCTTTGTATAATGCTCGTCCGGACCTTCAGTTAACTGGCCGCACGCTATTTGGACACATGTCCGCTAAAGGCCAGCAATTGGAAGATCATTATTTCGGTGCCATTCCAGAACGCGTATTGGCTTACATGGTGGATTTGGAAAATGAAGCTTTGAAATTAGGTATTCCATTAAAAACTCGTCACAACGAGGTTGCTCCGTCCCAATTTGAATGTGCGCCAATGTATGAAGAGATCAACTTGGCGATCGATCACAACCAATTGTTAATGAACCTCATGGAGCAAGTAGCTTTAAGACATAACTTCAAAGTATTGTTACATGAAAAACCTTACTCTGGTGTTAATGGATCGGGCAAACACAATAACTGGTCGCTAATCACAAATACAGGTATAAACTTACTGTCTCCCGGTAAAACTCCGAAGAATAATTTGATGTTTTTGACTTTCTTTGTTAACACCATCAAAGCAGTTTATGAATATGCTGACTTAATGCGCGCTTCTATTGCGAGTGCAAGCAACGACCACCGTTTGGGTGCAAACGAAGCTCCTCCAGCAATTATTTCAATTTTCTTAGGTTCTCAATTGGATGAACTTCTTGAAGAAGTTGAATCTGCTCGTGTTGCTAAAAAAGTAAAAGCAGAGGCAAACTTATGGCATGGTATTCCTAAAGTTCCTGAATTAAAATTGGACAATACAGACCGGAACCGTACCTCACCATTTGCTTTCACTGGTAACAAATTTGAATTTCGTGCGGTCGGCTCCTCGGCAAATTCCGCTTTACCAATGACGGTATTGAATGCAATCGTTGCAGCACAATTGATCGAATTCAAAACAGAAGTTGATAAACAAATCAAAAAAGGCACTAAAAAAGATCTCGCGATCTTAAACGTTGTCCGCAAATACATCAAAGATTCAAAAGCGATCCGTTTTGAAGGTAATGGATATAGCGAAGATTGGGAAAAAGAAGCCGAAGCTCGTGGTCTTTCTAACATCAAATCGACGCCTAAAGCATTAGATGTTTATGTAAAAGAAGAATCTTTAGCGCTGTTTGAATCATTAGGTATTTATACCAAACGTGAATCTGAAGCTCGCCACGAAATTTTGCTTGAAAACTTCTATAAGAAATTACAAATTGAGGCACGTGTTATCGAAGAGATGGTTAACAACCAAATTGCTCCTGCATGTTTCATTTATCAAAACGAATTGATTGAAAATGTCAAAGGATTAAAAGACCTTGGTCTAGCGCAGTCAGCATTTAGCTCTCAATTAAACTTTGTAGAACGTATTTCAACACACGTAAATACCATTTTGGAACAAGCTGAAGCAATGCGTCAGGAACGTAAAAAAGCAAACCAAATTGATGACGTACGTGAAAGATCAATCGCTTACGATGAATCGGTTAAGCCATATTTCGATGTGATCCGTTATCATGTCAACAAATTGGAGAAAATTGTTGATGACAAAAAATGGCCTCTTCCAAAATTGAGAGAGATCTTATTTTTAAGTTAA
- a CDS encoding SIMPL domain-containing protein produces the protein MKSSSAVIASVILGLLIVVTAWIVGSAYRYKFKSMQTITVNGNAKKDFESDLVKWSATFSRKNFELSAASAQLATDRDLVREFLVQQGVKADEIRFEAVNIAKDFEYHTDGKGNGYNTFSGYTLSQTVSVESKDLNKVDNASREISTLISKGIELSSSTPNYYYSKLEDLKLELISQASKNAHQRANNIATESNADLGNLVKADLGIFQITGQNDNEEYSSGGVFNTTSRKKTANITVRASYLSN, from the coding sequence ATGAAATCTTCATCCGCTGTTATCGCTTCAGTTATCTTGGGGCTTTTAATTGTAGTCACTGCCTGGATCGTGGGATCGGCATACCGATACAAGTTTAAATCTATGCAGACGATCACCGTAAATGGGAATGCCAAAAAAGATTTTGAGTCCGATTTGGTCAAATGGAGCGCTACTTTTAGCAGAAAAAATTTCGAGTTGAGTGCAGCCTCTGCTCAATTGGCAACAGATCGTGATTTGGTTCGTGAATTTTTAGTTCAACAAGGTGTGAAAGCCGACGAGATCCGTTTTGAAGCGGTTAACATTGCTAAGGATTTTGAATACCATACCGATGGGAAGGGCAATGGTTACAATACTTTTTCTGGATATACGTTGTCTCAAACCGTCAGTGTGGAATCAAAAGATTTGAACAAGGTGGATAATGCTTCAAGAGAGATATCCACGTTGATATCTAAAGGAATTGAACTCAGTTCGAGCACACCTAATTATTATTATTCTAAGTTGGAAGATCTCAAATTGGAACTTATTTCGCAAGCCTCAAAAAATGCACATCAGCGTGCTAATAATATTGCAACAGAGTCCAACGCTGACTTGGGCAACCTCGTAAAGGCCGATCTTGGAATTTTTCAGATAACTGGTCAAAATGATAACGAAGAATATTCCTCTGGAGGGGTGTTTAATACAACCTCAAGGAAAAAAACGGCGAATATTACTGTCAGAGCAAGCTATCTGAGTAACTAA
- a CDS encoding PDZ domain-containing protein — protein MKVFFLSLALFCFLLTQGQVGFVLNGKKKAKFSFLFVHNLVIIHVLVNGYPMNFLLDTGVKETMIFGETLKSIDTAVFVNKFQGLGREEGLDGYLSINNHVNIAGVYEDLNQPIYILQNAHIDISTRIGIEVNGIMGSRFFENHMIEIDFQKHRITLFPQKNRPKMLEKMQCLPLDIVNSRPYISVAFRQDNAVIDGRVLIDMGNSDALMLIPSRLNNFDIKPPFIDDYIGQGFNGEIYGKRNRIRSLELGPFTMNYPLVAYPELSSLQHATFVSERIGSLGNELLRRFKVILDYPNKAIYLRKNKDFDRFYYLNMSGLEIIHDGIQYEREEIPVVLQKDGGTEVRMGNSVQYRFVLRNMYKIATVREGSPAAIAGLLPNDKVIRINGRPASSFSLESIHNLFRSEEGKEMHLRVIRGENTVDFKFVLKDPLPFNVD, from the coding sequence ATGAAGGTATTTTTTCTATCGCTGGCATTGTTCTGCTTTCTCCTCACTCAGGGGCAGGTAGGCTTTGTATTGAATGGAAAAAAGAAGGCTAAATTTTCTTTCCTCTTTGTACATAACTTGGTCATCATTCACGTTTTGGTGAATGGTTATCCGATGAACTTCCTCTTGGATACAGGCGTAAAGGAAACCATGATTTTTGGCGAGACATTAAAATCAATTGACACCGCAGTTTTTGTCAACAAATTTCAGGGTTTAGGTCGTGAAGAGGGGCTGGATGGCTATCTATCGATTAATAACCATGTCAATATAGCTGGTGTATATGAAGATTTGAACCAACCAATATACATTTTACAAAATGCTCATATTGATATCTCTACGCGCATAGGAATAGAGGTCAATGGTATTATGGGAAGTCGTTTTTTTGAAAACCACATGATAGAAATTGATTTTCAAAAGCACCGCATCACATTATTTCCTCAGAAAAATCGGCCCAAGATGCTGGAGAAAATGCAATGTCTACCATTGGATATTGTAAATAGCCGCCCCTATATTTCAGTTGCTTTCAGACAGGATAATGCCGTGATCGATGGTCGGGTATTGATCGATATGGGAAATAGCGATGCTTTGATGCTTATTCCGTCGAGGTTAAACAATTTCGATATTAAACCTCCATTTATCGATGATTATATAGGGCAAGGCTTTAATGGCGAGATTTACGGGAAGAGAAATCGAATACGGTCGCTTGAGCTTGGGCCGTTTACGATGAATTACCCACTTGTCGCCTATCCTGAGTTGAGTTCGTTACAACATGCGACATTTGTAAGTGAAAGAATAGGTTCGCTTGGCAACGAATTGTTGCGCCGATTTAAAGTCATATTAGATTATCCAAACAAAGCAATCTATCTTCGGAAGAATAAGGATTTTGATCGTTTTTATTATTTGAATATGAGTGGTCTGGAAATTATACATGATGGTATTCAATACGAGAGAGAAGAAATCCCTGTAGTCCTTCAAAAAGATGGTGGTACAGAGGTAAGAATGGGAAATAGCGTGCAATATCGCTTTGTACTTCGAAATATGTATAAGATTGCAACGGTGCGCGAGGGGTCACCAGCGGCAATCGCAGGACTACTCCCTAATGATAAAGTCATTAGGATCAATGGTCGCCCCGCATCTTCATTTTCTTTGGAGTCGATTCATAATCTTTTTAGATCGGAAGAGGGTAAGGAAATGCATCTTCGTGTGATAAGGGGTGAGAATACGGTAGATTTTAAATTTGTGTTAAAAGATCCTCTTCCATTTAACGTAGATTAA
- a CDS encoding prolyl oligopeptidase family serine peptidase, with translation MNKKNICIPFCVLAAFAANAQKKPLDHTVYDSWQNISSPYISKSGKFILFQVTPQEGDGQLFLKTKDNKQIAQIPRGYNAKITDNENNIVSLIKAPFAATREAKIKKKKAEDLPKDSLGIYNLTTAALVKFPQVKSYKISEQNNNFVSFLFDKEVSEQAVPNAATTAGSTNKNSDKKKKTIATLALYDLNTGDSVQFSAVDQYEWNKSGSKIVFSKKTDAKDSLSKESGVYLYELATKKLKKISNGKGNYKNFKFDESGDQLAFLGDLSTEKALLKNYRLYYYTNAIDTAQYLATKTSNGIPKNWSVSGDGEVRFSKNGEKLFFGIAPIPRVKDTTLVDFEHAKVDVWHWQDDYLQPMQLVNLKKELAKNFLAVTYPKYNRTIIPLTDNTFNSTSLTPDANGEYILARTDFGKRIESQWEGSTRDDIYLVSTKTGNKELILSNFSGNAIISPDAKYIVFFDQDKATWNSYHISSKKKIVLNEGIPASFSDEENDMPTTPQGYGMAAWTPDYKGIYVNSRYDIWYFNLDGSNKSILTNGYGAASQTTFRYLPFRREEDRNQATTLDYKKGGYLTSFNHKTKESGFYQFKGQRNDPKSLLIAPKSFKNISASADQKTILYSKEDYIMSPNLYTNNAKFNDESQLSNINQQQADYNWGTAELVHWTTPEGNQAEGILYKPENFDPEKKYPIIAYFYEKLSDGLYTYQAPAPTPSRLNIPYFVSNEYLVFAPNISYKTGHPGKSAEEYINSGMKYLTQNSWVDSTKMGIQGQSWGGYQVAHLITRTNMYAAAWTGAPVVNMTSAYGGIRWQSGMSRQFQYEHTQSRIGKTLWEAPELYIENSPLFHLDKVNTPVVIMANDNDGAVPWYQGIEMFTALRRLKKPVWMLNYNGDEHNLMMRQNRKDIQIREQQFFDHFLKGAPAPNWMKKGIPATEKGIDWGLEF, from the coding sequence ATGAATAAGAAAAATATCTGTATTCCATTCTGTGTTTTAGCAGCATTTGCTGCCAACGCTCAAAAGAAACCATTGGATCATACAGTATATGATAGTTGGCAAAATATTTCTTCGCCATACATCAGTAAATCCGGTAAATTTATCCTATTTCAAGTCACCCCCCAAGAAGGAGACGGTCAACTTTTTTTAAAAACAAAAGATAACAAACAAATCGCCCAAATTCCTAGAGGCTATAATGCGAAAATAACGGATAATGAAAATAATATAGTCAGCTTAATCAAAGCCCCTTTTGCAGCCACCCGCGAGGCTAAGATCAAAAAGAAAAAAGCTGAAGATCTTCCAAAAGATTCACTCGGCATTTACAATTTGACGACCGCTGCCCTTGTTAAATTTCCGCAGGTAAAGTCCTATAAAATTTCCGAACAGAACAATAATTTCGTTTCTTTCCTTTTTGATAAAGAAGTAAGTGAGCAAGCCGTACCAAATGCTGCCACAACTGCTGGTTCAACAAATAAGAATAGTGATAAAAAGAAAAAGACGATTGCAACCCTTGCTCTATACGATTTAAATACTGGAGATTCCGTCCAATTCTCGGCGGTAGATCAGTATGAATGGAATAAATCAGGGTCGAAAATAGTTTTTTCCAAAAAGACAGATGCGAAAGACAGCCTCTCAAAAGAATCTGGTGTATACCTTTACGAATTAGCAACCAAAAAGCTCAAAAAGATATCAAATGGGAAAGGCAATTACAAAAACTTCAAGTTTGACGAGTCGGGCGATCAGCTCGCTTTCTTAGGGGACCTCTCAACTGAAAAGGCATTACTAAAAAATTATAGGCTTTATTATTATACAAACGCGATAGATACAGCCCAATATCTTGCTACAAAAACCAGCAATGGCATACCTAAGAACTGGTCCGTTAGTGGAGATGGGGAAGTTCGTTTTAGTAAAAATGGAGAGAAGTTGTTTTTTGGAATAGCACCAATACCTCGTGTTAAAGATACTACCTTAGTGGATTTTGAGCATGCGAAAGTGGATGTTTGGCATTGGCAAGACGACTATTTACAACCTATGCAGCTGGTAAATCTAAAGAAAGAACTTGCAAAAAACTTCTTAGCGGTAACGTACCCCAAATATAATCGCACAATTATCCCACTGACAGACAATACGTTTAATTCAACCTCTCTTACCCCAGATGCAAATGGTGAATATATTTTGGCGCGAACTGACTTCGGCAAACGAATTGAAAGCCAATGGGAAGGTAGTACACGGGATGATATTTACCTGGTTTCGACGAAAACAGGAAATAAAGAATTAATTCTCTCAAACTTTTCAGGAAATGCGATTATAAGTCCCGATGCAAAATATATTGTATTTTTTGATCAGGACAAGGCAACTTGGAATTCCTACCACATCAGTTCAAAGAAAAAGATTGTGCTGAATGAAGGTATACCCGCATCGTTCTCCGATGAAGAAAATGATATGCCTACCACGCCGCAGGGCTACGGAATGGCTGCATGGACTCCAGACTATAAGGGGATATACGTCAATTCAAGATATGATATCTGGTATTTTAATTTAGACGGCTCAAACAAATCTATTTTAACCAATGGTTATGGTGCGGCGTCACAGACAACATTCCGTTATTTGCCTTTTAGACGAGAAGAGGACCGCAATCAAGCCACAACGCTCGACTATAAAAAGGGCGGCTATCTGACATCCTTCAACCACAAGACAAAAGAATCGGGTTTTTATCAGTTCAAAGGACAACGTAATGATCCAAAAAGTCTCCTGATTGCACCTAAATCTTTCAAGAACATTAGTGCCTCCGCAGATCAAAAAACCATCCTTTACAGTAAAGAGGATTATATAATGTCTCCCAATCTGTATACAAATAACGCGAAATTCAATGATGAATCTCAGTTATCCAATATAAACCAGCAACAAGCTGACTATAATTGGGGGACAGCCGAATTAGTTCACTGGACCACGCCTGAAGGCAATCAAGCAGAAGGTATTTTGTATAAACCAGAAAATTTTGATCCGGAAAAAAAATATCCGATTATCGCTTATTTTTACGAAAAGCTCTCCGATGGTTTATACACCTATCAGGCTCCTGCACCTACCCCATCGCGTTTAAACATTCCTTATTTTGTTAGCAATGAATATTTGGTCTTTGCACCAAACATCAGTTACAAAACGGGACACCCTGGCAAATCCGCGGAAGAATACATTAATTCAGGCATGAAATACCTAACTCAAAACAGCTGGGTTGATAGTACGAAAATGGGGATCCAAGGACAAAGCTGGGGTGGCTATCAAGTGGCACATCTGATTACACGGACGAATATGTATGCGGCCGCTTGGACTGGGGCTCCTGTCGTCAATATGACCTCGGCCTATGGCGGAATACGCTGGCAAAGCGGCATGTCACGTCAATTTCAATACGAACATACACAAAGTCGTATCGGTAAAACGCTATGGGAAGCACCAGAACTCTATATTGAAAATTCACCATTATTCCATTTAGATAAAGTAAATACTCCTGTTGTTATCATGGCAAATGACAATGATGGTGCTGTGCCATGGTATCAAGGGATTGAAATGTTTACCGCATTGCGCCGATTGAAAAAACCTGTATGGATGTTGAATTACAATGGTGACGAGCATAATCTGATGATGCGACAAAACAGAAAAGATATACAAATTCGAGAGCAGCAGTTCTTTGACCATTTTCTAAAAGGAGCTCCTGCCCCCAATTGGATGAAGAAAGGGATTCCAGCCACGGAAAAAGGAATAGACTGGGGGCTCGAATTCTAG
- a CDS encoding transposase yields MQDAERKLLSFLMPEGLLEYFQIQEVDQVEDQLHIYLDELNIPPADYQSSKLESKGFMPSTEISDFPIRGQKVTLHVRRRRWTVLDSGEIITRDWNLVQQGARMTTEFGLFLKKIFR; encoded by the coding sequence TTGCAAGACGCCGAACGTAAATTACTATCCTTTTTAATGCCCGAAGGGCTTTTAGAATATTTTCAAATTCAGGAAGTAGATCAAGTGGAGGACCAACTCCATATTTATTTAGATGAGCTTAATATTCCACCAGCAGATTATCAGAGCAGTAAATTAGAATCCAAAGGTTTTATGCCTTCTACGGAGATATCCGACTTTCCTATTAGAGGACAAAAGGTTACGCTCCATGTCCGTCGTCGTCGTTGGACTGTACTGGATAGTGGAGAGATTATCACAAGAGATTGGAACTTGGTACAACAAGGTGCTCGAATGACTACAGAATTTGGGCTTTTTTTAAAGAAGATATTTAGATAA
- the prfH gene encoding peptide chain release factor H, which yields MMEEKYVQVTSGRGPKECNLAVKLVANRISFEASKVGVIVEGLATEEIDGLPSSSTIRLRGNDLDRLLDKWIGTVCWVCKSPFRPLHKRKNWFVEVKLDSPVAKEEFLHLKDVYFQAMRSSGAGGQHVNKVSSAVRATHVPTGISVQVMDTRSQLQNKEIAMLRLAERLKELGREELNVANEQKWKNQIEVKRGQAKRIFHGPNFVEK from the coding sequence ATGATGGAGGAAAAGTACGTGCAAGTTACCTCAGGACGAGGTCCTAAGGAATGTAATTTGGCAGTTAAGTTAGTTGCTAACCGCATCTCTTTTGAAGCTAGTAAAGTTGGGGTAATAGTCGAAGGATTAGCTACAGAAGAAATTGATGGACTTCCCAGTTCGTCGACCATCCGGCTGAGGGGAAATGATCTGGACCGATTGTTGGATAAATGGATTGGTACAGTCTGTTGGGTCTGTAAAAGTCCCTTTCGCCCTTTGCATAAACGCAAAAATTGGTTTGTGGAAGTAAAACTCGATTCTCCGGTAGCAAAGGAAGAATTCCTGCATCTGAAAGATGTCTATTTTCAGGCCATGCGTAGCAGCGGAGCAGGAGGCCAACATGTCAATAAGGTCAGTTCAGCAGTCAGAGCAACGCATGTTCCTACTGGTATCAGTGTACAGGTGATGGATACGAGGTCGCAGTTACAGAATAAAGAAATTGCAATGCTGCGATTAGCGGAGCGTTTGAAGGAATTGGGCCGTGAGGAGTTAAATGTGGCCAATGAGCAAAAATGGAAAAATCAAATCGAAGTGAAGAGAGGACAGGCAAAGCGGATTTTTCATGGACCTAATTTTGTCGAAAAATAG
- the prpB gene encoding methylisocitrate lyase has protein sequence MIKSPGFLFREAIKNEKPLQIVGAINANHALLAEQAGFKAIYLSGGGVAAGSLGIPDLGITTLQDVLIDVDRITNVCCLPLMVDIDTGFGPSAFNVARTIKSLIKVGAAAVHMEDQAGAKRCGHRPGKELVSCAEMVDRLKAAVDARTDEHFVIGARTDALASEGIELALERAVAYKEAGADFIFAEAVHHLDQYVRFSAATGLPILANITEFGQTPLFNLDELRQADVSIVLYPLSAFRAANKAATEVYRHIRQDGGQANMVDHMQTREELYRSIDYYAYENRLDQLFNK, from the coding sequence ATGATAAAATCCCCAGGCTTCCTCTTTAGGGAAGCGATCAAGAACGAAAAACCATTGCAAATTGTTGGGGCCATAAATGCTAATCATGCCCTTTTGGCTGAGCAGGCGGGTTTTAAGGCAATTTATCTTTCTGGCGGTGGTGTTGCTGCCGGCTCACTAGGAATTCCAGACCTTGGAATTACCACACTTCAAGATGTTTTGATTGATGTAGATCGCATTACAAATGTATGTTGTCTCCCCTTGATGGTGGATATTGATACCGGCTTTGGACCGTCGGCCTTTAATGTTGCCCGAACGATAAAATCGTTAATTAAGGTGGGTGCAGCAGCAGTACATATGGAAGATCAGGCGGGAGCTAAACGTTGTGGACACCGACCGGGTAAGGAACTAGTCTCTTGTGCTGAAATGGTCGACCGCCTAAAAGCGGCAGTGGATGCGCGAACGGATGAACATTTTGTCATTGGTGCACGTACGGATGCACTCGCTTCGGAGGGTATTGAATTGGCTCTAGAACGCGCTGTCGCATATAAAGAGGCTGGAGCAGACTTTATTTTTGCTGAAGCAGTTCACCATTTGGACCAATACGTTCGATTTAGTGCAGCAACTGGCCTCCCTATTCTGGCGAATATTACTGAATTTGGACAGACACCGTTGTTTAATCTGGATGAACTGCGTCAGGCGGACGTTTCTATTGTTCTGTATCCACTTTCTGCTTTCCGTGCAGCTAACAAAGCGGCCACGGAGGTTTATCGTCACATTCGGCAAGACGGCGGACAGGCTAATATGGTGGACCACATGCAGACAAGAGAAGAGTTATACAGAAGTATCGATTATTATGCCTATGAAAATCGATTGGATCAATTGTTTAATAAATAA
- a CDS encoding RtcB family protein has translation MGSKLSGKSLVKIGFPKNNVINIALGLITRYRKKEEKATILLELAELLEAPERFMGHKIWGKVSEGLVKPVELRMQELYSHPAPFSIFGENEIDEQAKRQLYDALRLPISRQGALLPDAHTGYGLPIGGVLAVENAVIPYGVGVDIGCRMSLSIFDLPGSYFKGREFQLRNILKENTKFGLNETHRDKHDHVIFSRAEFQEIPMLKELLGKAYRQFGTSGSGNHFVEFGVVELHTVRDEWGISPGLYLGILSHSGSRGLGAHIAKHYTALAAQQCPLPRHVQHLAWLDLAREEGQEYWMAMNLAGEYAQACHADIHRRLAKALGGNPIVTIENHHNFAWKEIVNGEECIVHRKGATPAGDGVLGIIPGSMTAPGFIVEGKGNPLSLQSASHGAGRVMSRSACKNSLTKSAMLNDLEAHGVHLIGGALDESPRAYKDIHRIMKLQQELVCVLGTFSPKIVRMDK, from the coding sequence ATGGGAAGTAAATTATCAGGGAAAAGTCTAGTTAAAATAGGGTTTCCTAAAAATAATGTAATTAATATAGCTTTAGGGCTGATCACAAGGTATCGTAAGAAAGAAGAGAAAGCAACGATTCTTCTTGAACTTGCGGAGCTTTTAGAAGCTCCTGAGCGGTTTATGGGGCATAAAATATGGGGCAAAGTCTCTGAAGGACTGGTTAAACCCGTTGAGCTGCGCATGCAGGAACTGTATTCACATCCAGCTCCATTTAGCATATTTGGAGAAAATGAAATTGATGAGCAGGCCAAAAGGCAATTGTATGATGCTTTGAGATTACCCATTTCAAGACAAGGTGCATTGCTGCCGGATGCACATACTGGTTATGGGCTTCCTATTGGAGGCGTGCTGGCTGTAGAAAATGCTGTAATACCATACGGCGTTGGTGTCGATATCGGTTGTCGGATGAGTCTGTCGATATTCGATTTGCCGGGCAGTTATTTTAAAGGGAGAGAATTTCAACTTAGAAATATATTGAAGGAAAATACCAAATTTGGTTTAAATGAGACACATCGTGATAAACATGATCACGTTATTTTCAGCAGAGCTGAATTTCAGGAAATTCCTATGTTAAAGGAGTTGTTGGGTAAAGCGTACAGACAATTTGGGACTTCCGGCAGTGGTAATCATTTTGTCGAATTCGGTGTAGTTGAACTTCATACTGTGAGGGATGAATGGGGAATAAGTCCAGGGCTGTATCTGGGAATTTTATCCCATAGTGGCTCTCGAGGACTGGGCGCGCATATCGCTAAACATTATACAGCTCTTGCGGCACAGCAATGTCCCTTACCGCGCCACGTACAGCATTTGGCCTGGCTGGATTTAGCACGTGAAGAGGGGCAGGAATATTGGATGGCAATGAATTTGGCGGGAGAATATGCACAGGCCTGTCATGCTGATATTCATCGACGCCTGGCGAAAGCACTTGGCGGCAATCCCATCGTAACGATCGAAAACCATCACAATTTTGCCTGGAAGGAAATTGTGAATGGTGAAGAATGTATCGTTCACCGGAAGGGCGCAACGCCTGCTGGTGACGGTGTGCTGGGGATAATCCCTGGTTCGATGACAGCGCCAGGATTTATTGTGGAGGGGAAAGGAAACCCACTAAGTTTACAGTCTGCATCACATGGAGCTGGGCGTGTAATGTCAAGGTCAGCCTGTAAAAACAGTCTGACAAAAAGCGCCATGCTAAACGATCTGGAAGCACATGGGGTGCATTTAATTGGTGGGGCATTGGATGAATCACCGCGCGCTTACAAAGATATTCATCGGATCATGAAATTACAGCAAGAACTGGTTTGTGTTCTCGGTACATTCAGTCCGAAGATCGTTCGTATGGATAAATAA